In Triticum dicoccoides isolate Atlit2015 ecotype Zavitan unplaced genomic scaffold, WEW_v2.0 scaffold173382, whole genome shotgun sequence, the following are encoded in one genomic region:
- the LOC119344554 gene encoding putative serine/threonine-protein kinase-like protein CCR3, with the protein MIRDEGGTFCMKWWTVTAHLWSLFQESTEVVQEVLPIGTKEFTLVEIIAATNNFAHDTMTNCGSGGRVYRGRLQNGRRVAIKRMSENIQLEDFRTELDVLAKLRHKHIIPLLGWCVSIKGKRLLTRRRKELERLILYPNQAGSSIYMLSPVTMSCNMRIDVLLRVSQAKIEYIHCHSNPRIIHRDIKSINILFDVSWVPHVSDFASSVVWDMASEVPWLDVIVRGTLGYIDLEYLHTGHLTPASDVYCLGVVMLEVLTGKRAFSQAKEEMNRDLASFALPMIEAGNIEEMLDRRPVPEPTS; encoded by the coding sequence ATGATTCGTGATGAAGGAGGTACATTTTGTATGAAATGGTGGACGGTCACTGCTCATTTGTGGTCTCTTTTTCAGGAGTCTACGGAGGTTGTTCAGGAGGTACTACCGATAGGAACAAAGGAATTCACGTTGGTGGAGATCATAGCTGCCACCAACAACTTCGCCCATGACACAATGACCAATTGCGGCAGCGGAGGAAGGGTGTATAGGGGCAGGCTTCAGAATGGACGACGGGTGGCCATCAAGCGCATGTCAGAAAACATACAGCTGGAGGACTTCCGCACGGAGCTCGACGTCCTAGCAAAGCTACGACACAAGCATATCATCCCCCTCCTTGGATGGTGTGTTAGCATTAAGGGAAAGCGCCTGCTAACCCGGCGAAGAAAGGAGTTAGAAAGGCTTATCTTGTACCCAAATCAGGCTGGCTCCTCTATATATATGCTGTCACCGGTGACCATGTCTTGCAATATGCgcatcgatgtgctcctccgtgttTCACAAGCAAAAATAGAGTACATCCACTGTCATTCCAACCCTCGGATCATCCACCGTGACATCAAGTCAATCAACATCCTTTTCGATGTCAGTTGGGTGCCCCATGTTTCAGATTTTGCCTCGTCCGTCGTCTGGGACATGGCGAGTGAGGTGCCGTGGTTGGATGTCATCGTTAGAGGCACACTTGGGTACATCGACCTTGAGTACCTCCATACAGGTCATCTGACTCCGGCTAGCGACGTGTATTGCCTTGGCGTGGTTATGCTTGAGGTTCTGACAGGGAAAAGGGCGTTTTCCCAAGCAAAGGAGGAGATGAATAGAGATCTGGCATCTTTTGCACTCCCCATGATTGAGGCCGGTAACATTGAGGAGATGCTGGATAGACGACCTGTACCGGAGCCAACGTCATGA